One region of Cucurbita pepo subsp. pepo cultivar mu-cu-16 chromosome LG03, ASM280686v2, whole genome shotgun sequence genomic DNA includes:
- the LOC111790042 gene encoding adenylate isopentenyltransferase 5, chloroplastic-like: MNMALSLSSAVGKQVQPLVGNFQGSFSMEQFFRRKEKVVIVMGATGTGKSRLAIDLATRFPAEIVNSDKIQAYEGLDVVTNKVTDEERRGVSHHLLGSIDPNSNFSSHDFTYHASVAIESILARDRLPIVAGGSNSYIEALVDDWAESRFRYEFCFLWVDVSLPILQKFVSNRVDRMVDGGFVSEVREFFDPEGDYSRGIKRAIGVPELHDYLRAERDEADERTLTILLELAISKIKDNTCQLALRQLQKIRRLRNKRNWNLRRLDATGAFLTDGGNANDAWDKFVLQPSLRIVDQFLSDDGRLITTPIVSPEAAPLVAAVSR, encoded by the coding sequence ATGAATATGGCATTGTCGTTGTCCTCTGCCGTCGGCAAGCAAGTTCAACCACTGGTGGGGAATTTTCAGGGGAGTTTCAGTATGGAGCAGTTTTTCCGGCGGAAAGAGAAGGTGGTTATTGTAATGGGAGCCACCGGAACGGGAAAATCTCGGTTGGCAATTGACTTAGCCACTCGATTTCCGGCGGAAATTGTGAACTCCGACAAGATTCAAGCGTACGAAGGGTTGGATGTTGTGACAAACAAAGTCACCGATGAAGAACGCCGGGGAGTTTCTCACCATTTGTTGGGCTCAATTGACCcgaattcaaatttctcttctcATGATTTTACATATCATGCCTCTGTTGCTATTGAATCCATTTTGGCTCGTGATCGTCTCCCGATTGTCGCCGGTGGCTCCAATTCTTACATTGAAGCTCTGGTTGATGATTGGGCAGAGTCTCGATTTCGAtatgagttttgttttttgtggGTCGATGTGTCCTTGCCGATTCTTCAAAAGTTTGTTTCCAACCGTGTTGATCGGATGGTCGACGGTGGATTCGTCAGTGAAGTTAGGGAATTTTTTGATCCAGAAGGGGATTATTCTCGTGGAATTAAACGAGCTATCGGAGTACCGGAATTACACGACTATTTGAGAGCAGAACGCGACGAAGCTGATGAAAGAACTTTGACAATTCTTCTTGAATTAGCCATTTCCAAGATTAAAGACAATACATGCCAATTGGCCCTCCGGCAACTACAGAAGATTCGCCGCCTTCGTAATAAACGGAATTGGAATCTCCGGCGACTTGATGCCACCGGAGCGTTTTTGACCGACGGTGGGAACGCCAATGACGCATGGGATAAATTCGTTCTTCAACCGAGCTTGAGGATCGTTGACCAATTCCTCTCCGACGATGGCCGCCTTATCACCACTCCCATTGTCTCGCCGGAGGCGGCCCCTCTCGTCGCCGCCGTCAGTCGttga
- the LOC111791811 gene encoding probable E3 ubiquitin-protein ligase LUL4, whose protein sequence is MGISWSNRRRNNHLQNPPPPPPPPPPPPYLSSSSFYFPSETQSLSPTPPPPPPPPPPPPLQTHHFTNSHPPLPHSHPYGPTPHPPAPAPQSYYCSGGYNSCNYGNSTMGRFNFHPHYTNQSNGWPQIRPGMGPPMLPSPPLPLVEHRQTKKVRNDVNVHKDTLRIEVDEQNPDHHLVSFVFDALYDGSITILFFAKEELNCSFVPVYPDAFKPVKVPFQKGPAQKFFQPVGTGFDLGFFDCDDLSKPSPAEDIFPLVISAETRSPSQSDDERIGEPRRDNSHMQITQAVLEKKNGSPFQVRVIRQLLWIDGVRYELREIFGIGSSSAEGFDDNDSGKECVICMTEPKDTAVLPCRHLCMCTDCAKELKRQSNKCPICRQPIEELIEIKINNSDP, encoded by the exons ATGGGTATTTCATGGAGtaacagaagaagaaacaacCATCTTCAAAACccacctccgccgccgcctcctcctcctccgccgccctACCTTTCATCTTCCTCTTTCTATTTTCCATCTGAAACCCAATCTCTTTCTCCTactccaccaccaccgccaccaccaccgccgccgccaccgctGCAAACCCATCATTTCACCAATTCCCACCCTCCTCTGCCGCACAGCCATCCTTACGGTCCAACTCCTCATCCTCCTGCCCCTGCGCCTCAATCCTATTACTGTTCCGGTGGGTACAATTCGTGTAATTATGGGAACTCTACGATGGGGCGTTTCAATTTTCACCCTCATTATACCAATCAGAGTAATGGGTGGCCCCAAATTCGGCCGGGCATGGGTCCGCCGATGCTTCCATCACCGCCTTTGCCTTTGGTGGAGCATCGTCAAACGAAGAAGGTTAGAAATGATGTGAATGTGCATAAGGATACTTTAAGGATTGAGGTGGATGAGCAGAACCCTGATCATCATTTGGTTTCTTTCGTTTTTGATGCTTTGTATGATGGAAG CATAACCATTCTATTCTTCGCCAAGGAAGAGCTCAACTGTAGCTTTGTTCCAGTATATCCCGATGCCTTCAAGCCAGTAAAAGTCCCATTTCAGAAGGGTCCTGCTCAGAAATTCTTTCAGCCTGTGGGAACTGGCTTTGACTTGGGATTTTTCGACTGCGACGACCTCTCGAAACCTTCACCTGCTGAAGACATTTTCCCTCTTGTTATATCAGCTGAGACTCGTTCGCCCTCTCAGTCTGACGACGAACGAATTGGTGAACCTCGACGAGATAACTCTCACATGCAAATCACTCAAGCTgttttggagaagaaaaatggtagTCCTTTCCAAGTGAGAGTGATTAGGCAACTACTATGGATTGATGGAGTGAGATATGAATTGCGTGAGATATTCGGAATAGGGAGTTCATCGGCTGAAGGTTTCGACGATAATGACTCCGGGAAGGAGTGTGTGATATGCATGACTGAACCGAAGGATACCGCTGTATTACCATGCCGACATTTG TGCATGTGCACTGATTGTGCCAAGGAACTGAAGCGTCAATCCAACAAATGTCCTATTTGTCGTCAACCGATCGAAGAACTTATCGAAATCAAGATAAACAATAGCGACCCGTAA
- the LOC111790041 gene encoding UPF0613 protein PB24D3.06c-like yields MNLSLSSSSPPSNPAVSTSSSSSSSSSSATTSWISVIIRGRFDSSASMKTSANSASVSPAEDSPGPVVKKNNFHGLLFKYGPKPIQVAFKTGDYKQQVIFIGGLSDGFMATEYLEPLAIALDKEEWSLVQILLSSSYNGYGTSSLQQDAKELDQLVSYLINKEDSEGVVLLGHSTGCQDIVHYIGTNAACSRAVRGAIFQAPVSGREYRATLPETAAMIDLASTMISEGRGSYLMPREASPSSPITANRYYSICSYMGDDDMFSSDLSDEQLKMKLGHMANTPCQVIFSMRDEYVPEYVDKKALVARVCKAMGGAEKIEIEHANHSLSNRVDEAVEVMVDFVRREGPKGWDDPWH; encoded by the exons ATGAATCTCtcgctttcttcttcctccccaCCTTCAAATCCTGCCGTTTCtacatcttcttcttcctcttcctcctcgtCGTCGGCGACCACTTCATGGATCTCTGTCATTATTCGCGGCCGTTTCGATAGTTCAGCCAGCATGAAAACATCGGCGAACTCTGCCTCCGTCTCTCCTGCCGAGGATTCCCCTGGTCCTGTCGTGAAAAAGAACAATTTCCATGGCTTGCTCTTCAAGTATGGTCCCAAGCCGATTCAG GTTGCATTTAAGACGGGGGATTACAAACAGCAAGTCATATTTATTGGTGGATTGAGTGATGGCTTTATGGCAACAGA ATATTTGGAACCTCTTGCAATTGCTTTGGATAAAGAAGAATGGTCCCTTGTTCAGATACTTCTGTCATCATCGTATAATGGATATGGTACCTCCAGCTTGCAACAA GATGCTAAGGAGCTTGATCAGCTAGTAAGTTATCTGATTAATAAAGAAGACTCTGAGGGGGTTGTGTTACTTGGACATAGTACTGGCTGTCAG GATATAGTCCATTATATTGGTACAAATGCAGCTTGCTCTCGAGCAGTTCGTGGCGCCATTTTCCAG GCTCCAGTTAGTGGTCGAGAGTATAGAGCAACTCTTCCTGAAACAGCAGCCATGATTGACTTGGCTTCAACTATGATAAGCGAAGGTAGAGGATCATATCTTATGCCAAGAGAGGCAAGCCCATCTTCTCCAATAACTGCTAACAG GTATTATTCCATTTGCTCGTACATGGGGGATGATGACATGTTCAGCTCTGACCTTAGCGATGAGCAGCTGAAAATGAAACTTGGGCACATGGCTAATACTCCATGCCAG GTTATCTTTTCGATGCGAGACGAATACGTGCCAGAATATGTGGATAAGAAAGCATTGGTTGCTAG AGTGTGCAAAGCAATGGGAGGTgcagagaaaattgaaattgagcATGCCAATCATTCTCTCTCCAACAGAGTTGATGAAGCAGTGGAGGTCATGGTCGACTTTGTCCGGAGGGAGGGCCCTAAGGGCTGGGATGATCCATGGCATTAG
- the LOC111791014 gene encoding heavy metal-associated isoprenylated plant protein 32-like → MSKEEFLKIQKCVLKVNIHCDGCKHKVKKILQKIDGVFTTEIDAEQGKVTVTGNVDAAVLIKKLLKSGKHAEVWGGQPGNNKNQQNNIASQMKNMQIDNAKGGNNKGQNQKGGGGAGGGGGNGNNLPKGGQGQVQGLQPAQLQQLQAMKGFQDLKLPPQFNGLKLPVKDQNPNQAKAGKFNLQEGDDLSDEDDYDDYDDEDDYDDDDEFDDDLGNLHLPPANKMKPMMGNGQIPKMMMNGNHPAVMNGPAVGGNGGGNGKKGGGAVPVQGNNNAKNGNGGGGKGNGGGGSGGSNQKQGGGGGKNNGGGGGGGGGVTNKTGHGGGNGSSNGMNSGQKAAGGANGMGHDLQSLVGAHGLSMSNLSQMGNMGVQMGQMGDRPMGQMSNIPAVQGLPAAAPAPTMNGGSGGGRFSPQDMAGHPYQQNPQYMAQMMNQQQHHALGHQPMMYARPPPAVNYVPPPYPYPPPYHPYPPPQPEPYTYFSDENPSSCHIM, encoded by the exons ATGAGTAAAGAAGAGTTCTTGAAGATCCAG AAATGTGTTTTGAAGGTCAACATTCATTGCGATGGATGTAAGCACAAGGTCAAGAAAATCTTGCAGAAAATCGATG GGGTTTTCACCACTGAGATCGATGCAGAACAGGGGAAAGTTACAGTTACTGGTAATGTGGACGCCGCTGTACTCATTAAGAAGCTGTTGAAATCCGGCAAACATGCAGAGGTTTGGGGCGGACAACCGGGAAACAACAAGAATCAGCAGAACAACATAGCTAGTCAGATGAAAAACATGCAAATTGATAATGCTAAAGGTGGGAATAACAAGGGTCAGAACCAGAAAGGCGGCGGCGGCGctggcggtggtggtggaaaTGGAAACAACTTGCCGAAAGGTGGACAAGGGCAAGTGCAAGGGCTGCAACCGGCGCAGCTTCAGCAGCTACAAGCGATGAAAGGGTTTCAAGATCTGAAGCTTCCACCTCAATTTAATGGCTTGAAATTGCCTGTTAAAGATCAGAATCCGAATCAGGCTAAGGCTGGGAAGTTTAATTTGCAGGAGGGTGACGATCTGAGCGATGAGGATGATTATGATGACTATGATGACGAGGATGATTATGACGATGACGATGAGTTTGATGATGATTTGGGTAATCTTCACCTACCTCCGGCGAATAAGATGAAACCCATGATGGGGAATGGCCAGATTCCgaaaatgatgatgaatggGAACCATCCGGCGGTGATGAATGGTCCGGCCGTCGGTGGAAATGGCGGAGGTAACGGCAAGAAAGGCGGTGGAGCTGTGCCGGTTCAGGGGAATAACAATGCCAAGAATGGAAACGGCGGAGGAGGTAAAGGAAATGGTGGTGGCGGTAGCGGTGGGAGCAACCAAAAGCagggcggcggcggaggaaaGAATAacggcggtggtggtggtggcgggGGTGGGGTGACTAACAAAACTGGCCACGGTGGGGGGAATGGGAGCAGTAATGGGATGAACAGCGGTCAAAAAGCGGCCGGTGGGGCGAACGGAATGGGTCATGATTTACAAAGCTTGGTCGGTGCTCATGGACTGAGCATGTCCAATTTGAGTCAAATGGGCAACATGGGTGTCCAAATGGGTCAAATGGGCGACCGGCCGATGGGCCAAATGAGCAATATCCCAGCGGTTCAAGGTCTTCCCGCCGCAGCCCCAGCCCCAACCATGAACggcggcagcggcggcggTAGGTTTTCGCCACAGGACATGGCAGGTCACCCTTATCAACAAAACCCACAATACATGGCGCAAATGATGAACCAACAGCAACACCACGCGCTCGGACACCAACCAATGATGTACGCACGGCCACCACCAGCAGTAAATTACGTACCGCCGCCATATCCATACCCGCCGCCGTACCACCCATACCCACCGCCTCAACCAGAACCCTACACGTACTTCAGCGACGAGAACCCCTCAAGTTGCCACATCATGTGA
- the LOC111791307 gene encoding probable aquaporin NIP7-1 — protein sequence MASNNTNPIPTAVSDNNGLLCSPQPTIMDHNPARPVLGEMMGTFLLMICVSGVAATGQMMGGQVGLLDYAAAAGLTVGVLTFCFAPISGAHFNPAITLASAIFGHFPWSWVMPYTVAQTTGCVMATYAGMFVYDIKPQQLTTRPFRGSMSAFFVELLATFILMFLISSLPHQSRPRPGGQLSGFVIGMAIGLAVFIAGPISGGSMNPARSLGPAIVSWAFDDIWIYITAPVIGAVTGAFFSGVLRLHPPPIHSSDGGNFRRSSSANLHLIP from the exons ATGGCCTCAAATAATACCAATCCAATCCCCACCGCCGTCTCCGACAACAATGGCCTCTTGTGCTCCCCACAACCCACGATAATGGACCATAATCCAGCTCGCCCG GTTTTGGGAGAGATGATGGGGACTTTTTTGCTAATGATTTGCGTGAGTGGAGTGGCGGCGACCGGCCAGATGATGGGCGGTCAGGTGGGTTTATTGGACtacgccgccgccgccgggTTGACTGTCGGCGTTCTGACATTCTGCTTTGCTCCCATTTCCGGTGCTCATTTCAACCCTGCCATCACTCTTGCCTCTGCCATTTTTGGCCACTTTCCATGGTCCTGG GTGATGCCGTACACGGTGGCTCAGACGACAGGTTGTGTAATGGCGACATATGCAGGAATGTTCGTTTACGACATTAAACCACAACAATTGACCACTCGACCATTTCGTGGCTCCATGTCTGCCTTCTTCGTTGAGCTTCTTGCAACCTTCATCCTCATGTTCCTCATTTCTTCTTTACCCCATCAATCCCGACCCCGACCC GGTGGTCAATTGTCCGGCTTTGTCATTGGAATGGCCATCGGACTTGCTGTGTTTATTGCCGG GCCCATTTCAGGTGGATCGATGAACCCAGCAAGATCCTTAGGGCCCGCAATAGTTTCATGGGCTTTCGATGACATATGGATATATATTACAGCTCCGGTCATCGGAGCTGTTACCGGTGCCTTCTTCAGCGGCGTCCTCCGCCTTCATCCTCCGCCGATCCATTCTTCCGACGGCGGAAATTTCCGTCGCTCCTCCTCAGCCAACTTACATTTAATTCCTTAG
- the LOC111791305 gene encoding basic 7S globulin-like, protein MAASTSLSFFSSILFLLLSTTIAATSFRPKALLFPVTKDPSLQHIIQLRQRTPLVPVKLTVDLGGQFMWVDCNRAYISSTYKPARCRSAQCSLASKSTSCGQCFSPPRPGCNNNTCGLFPGNTIIHLSTSGEVASDVVSVSSTNGFNPTTPVSVPKFLFVCGTTFLLDGLAGGVTGMAGFGRTGISLPSQFAAAFSFNRKFAICLSSSTRLPGVIFSGNGPYNFLPNIDLTKSLTYTPLFINPVSTAGVFSAGEKSAEYFIGVKSIVINSKTVPLNTTLLKINSKGIGGTKISTVNPYTVMESSIYKAVLKTFTTELRKIPRVPAVAPFEACFNANSFGSTRLGPGMPSIDLILQNKNVIWRIFGANSMVQVNEKVLCLGFVDGGVEPRTSIVIGAHQIEDALLEFDLATSRLGFISTLLGRMTTCSNFNFTAKP, encoded by the coding sequence ATGGCGGCCTCCACTTCcctctccttcttctcctctattctcttcctcctcctctccacCACCATTGCCGCCACCTCCTTCCGCCCCAAGGCTCTCCTCTTCCCCGTCACAAAAGACCCATCTCTCCAGCACATCATCCAGCTCCGGCAGCGAACCCCTCTGGTTCCGGTGAAGCTGACGGTGGACCTGGGTGGTCAGTTCATGTGGGTCGACTGTAACCGCGCCTATATCTCTTCCACTTATAAGCCCGCTCGTTGCCGCTCCGCCCAATGCTCCCTCGCTTCCAAGTCCACTTCCTGCGGTCAGTGCTTTTCGCCGCCCAGACCCGGCTGCAACAACAACACTTGCGGCCTCTTCCCCGGCAACACCATTATCCATCTCTCCACCAGCGGAGAAGTCGCCTCCGACGTCGTCTCTGTTTCCTCCACCAATGGCTTCAACCCAACCACCCCTGTCTCCGTCCCCAAATTTCTCTTCGTCTGCGGCACCACATTTCTCCTCGACGGCCTCGCCGGCGGCGTAACCGGAATGGCTGGATTCGGACGCACCGGAATCTCTCTGCCATCTCAATTCGCAGCCGCCTTCAGCTTCAATAGAAAATTCGCCATTTGCCTGAGCAGCTCCACCAGACTCCCCGGCGTCATCTTCTCCGGCAACGGCCCGTATAATTTCCTACCCAATATCGATTTAACCAAATCCCTCACTTACACCCCACTCTTTATCAATCCCGTGAGCACCGCCGGCGTCTTCTCCGCCGGGGAAAAATCCGCAGAGTATTTCATCGGCGTCAAATCCATCGTCATCAACTCCAAAACCGTCCCACTCAACACCACCCTCCTCAAAATCAACAGCAAGGGCATCGGCGGCACCAAAATCAGCACCGTGAACCCATACACCGTCATGGAATCGTCGATTTACAAGGCGGTGTTGAAAACGTTCACGACAGAGCTCCGGAAAATTCCGAGAGTGCCGGCGGTGGCGCCGTTTGAGGCTTGTTTCAATGCGAATAGCTTTGGAAGTACCCGACTGGGGCCGGGGATGCCGTCGATCGATTTGATTTTACAGAACAAAAACGTGATCTGGAGAATCTTCGGCGCAAACTCGATGGTGCAGGTGAATGAGAAGGTTCTGTGCTTGGGATTCGTGGACGGCGGCGTGGAGCCGAGAACCTCGATCGTGATCGGCGCGCACCAGATTGAGGATGCTTTGCTTGAATTTGATTTGGCCACTTCACGGCTTGGATTTATCTCCACTCTTCTAGGGCGGATGACTACTTGTTCTAATTTCAACTTTACTGCTAAAccttga
- the LOC111791295 gene encoding uncharacterized protein LOC111791295 has protein sequence MPEKVSLPATSNPWLFRPSHLVHSRFGFLTAMVLLSMLAVWSIGGRNIMTFVSVSSNFTVTLQSLSANDSYKPENYSESVLIQSVPPHNSTAEPSDGSGVEWFSAELEPNFTSHLLALWLSPGGEPCRDSKTADIAISGMERPATVELSTGDVHEFRFQALDQSGNPRCLGGDYFETDLSGDSWKSRPFVKDFGNGSYSFWLQMHPDFAGDYNLTVILLFRHFEGLRFSPTRFAYDRELRRIKVRFVKTKVVLPEIKMCRSSDYSREIWTGRWTRHGRNDDCKISNDGRYRCFAPEYPCRSPWCKGSLGLLESNGWVYSTHCSFKMFSSDSAWDCLKGRWIFFWGDSNHVDTIRNLLNFVLGLPEIPAVPRRFDRNFSNPNNPTQTVRITSIFNGHWNDTQNYQGLNSLRNEGFRNLLHKYFSEETVPDTIIMNSGLHDGVYWLNIRAFTVGATYAASFWKQVMESIKQRGLTVPKVIYRTTVATGGYARTLAFNPNKMEIFNWVMLDKLKESGIVNGVIDNFDMTFPWHFDNRCNDGVHYGRAPAKLKWRDGEIGHQYFLDLMLAHILLNALCN, from the coding sequence ATGCCGGAAAAGGTGTCGCTGCCGGCGACGTCGAATCCATGGCTTTTCAGGCCGTCGCATCTGGTTCATTCCCGATTTGGGTTTCTAACGGCGATGGTTCTTCTCAGTATGCTGGCCGTTTGGAGTATCGGTGGTCGTAATATCATGACATTCGTCTCTGTTTCTTCCAATTTCACCGTAACCCTTCAGAGTTTATCCGCTAATGATTCTTACAAACCCGAAAATTACTCCGAATCGGTGTTGATTCAGTCGGTTCCGCCGCATAATTCCACCGCCGAACCTTCCGATGGGTCCGGCGTTGAGTGGTTTTCAGCTGAACTCGAGCCTAATTTCACCTCCCATCTTCTCGCTCTCTGGTTGTCTCCCGGTGGCGAGCCCTGCAGAGACTCGAAGACGGCGGACATCGCCATCTCCGGCATGGAACGTCCGGCAACGGTGGAGCTTTCAACAGGGGATGTTCATGAATTTCGATTTCAAGCTCTAGATCAATCCGGTAACCCTCGTTGTTTAGGTGGAGACTATTTTGAAACTGATCTTTCAGGGGATTCGTGGAAATCTCGGCCGTTTGTTAAAGATTTTGGTAATGGGTCTTACTCGTTTTGGCTTCAAATGCACCCTGATTTCGCCGGAGATTATAATCTCACGGTGATTCTTCTGTTTCGACATTTCGAGGGGCTTCGATTCTCCCCGACCCGATTCGCCTACGATCGGGAGCTTCGGAGAATCAAGGTTCGATTTGTTAAGACTAAAGTTGTGTTGCCGGAGATTAAAATGTGTCGGAGCTCTGATTACAGTAGAGAGATTTGGACCGGACGGTGGACTCGACACGGTCGAAATGACGACTGTAAGATCAGCAATGACGGTCGCTACCGATGTTTTGCGCCGGAGTATCCTTGCCGGAGCCCTTGGTGTAAAGGCTCATTGGGGTTGTTGGAGAGCAATGGTTGGGTTTATTCTACACATTGTTCGTTTAAGATGTTTTCTAGTGATTCTGCTTGGGATTGCTTGAAGGGTCGATGGATCTTCTTCTGGGGTGATTCGAATCATGTCGATACGATAAGAAACCTTCTCAATTTCGTGCTCGGTTTGCCTGAAATCCCAGCAGTTCCGAGGCGATTTGATCGGAATTTTTCAAACCCgaacaacccaactcaaaccgTTCGAATTACGAGCATCTTCAATGGTCATTGGAACGATACTCAAAACTATCAAGGTTTGAATTCATTGAGGAATGAAGGGTTCAGAAACTTGCTTCACAAGTACTTCTCGGAAGAAACCGTTCCCGACACGATCATCATGAACTCGGGCCTCCACGACGGTGTTTACTGGTTGAATATCCGAGCTTTCACAGTTGGGGCAACCTATGCTGCATCTTTCTGGAAACAAGTTATGGAATCCATTAAGCAAAGAGGGTTAACGGTCCCGAAAGTGATCTACCGGACCACGGTTGCCACCGGAGGCTACGCTCGAACACTTGCCTTCAATCCTAACAAAATGGAAATCTTCAACTGGGTGATGCTGGATAAGCTGAAGGAATCGGGGATCGTCAACGGCGTGATCGACAACTTCGACATGACGTTCCCCTGGCATTTCGACAATCGGTGCAACGACGGCGTCCATTACGGGCGAGCACCAGCAAAGCTGAAATGGAGGGACGGCGAGATTGGGCACCAATATTTCTTGGACCTCATGTTAGCTCATATTCTTCTCAATGCACTCTGTAATTGA